The following proteins are co-located in the Sebaldella sp. S0638 genome:
- a CDS encoding translocation/assembly module TamB domain-containing protein, whose protein sequence is MKYLKKTIIVFILLLMVITGVVTYINSKLFSKDIQGIIKSLNLDIKVEDAKFVGYGKIKITGLVLYDKDKKPAIEANEGYIYINPFSISRVRKIDVYSPNVILEKKEGMKFNIVEMFAGESDKIDRTSRIGRINFYNAKLDYRDTSYDKLIQKNLNNVNGYVHFSKAKGISLEAAGDNNGEKIGVVLKIFYPQKRSPELFLQRKAIRESKIYFELNFDKFGIFPEAIQYVPFDGLEVYDGKISGQLKMGLNKKFSGNLNVENGTVKYVDYDEILKNVNADVILKDNNVDIATGAELNGGKLDLGIKFLEKTKTVKLAIKSNNMDYSDIRKYKLIKEQNIEASGRITGTFNANLDLDKKIYEFDGFLSSPNLRYSGYNFRNLKTNLVYDKNSILTLNNISFGFNETISNVHIAADARALFSYNTKQKAGSGTYELDNKGSDFSIERINGNFEIDKNNVVRSNFFSQETDGNFAFDTRNKSLEVNASGKQFFDLKYGENKFTLKPVIRNLKINLDKFLLVSGSADIDIAKNKYFDTAKVSAVVRNGNFDINANAVISGQNIRATGTTDSKFNHRYKVSGSNIHVKKLLDRFDIKVAGMDKSDLTADFNANIYSNGGKLKGDFNIASQRGKYFVEYEKLNISGDIEDLLAGRLQAKVSAGEIWLNYQRFKNLTGDVSYENNVITVTNFKNEDLSANVAFNIKDQNVNLNAQIHNYILYNVSKPEFNLKLERLDVNLSGNVNSLNGSLFISPSMVTIDNRYSGELKGNINVRNSVLILDELAWRKNTLKGTYDLNTQSADVYVHIEESKLEELYGMDNLVVSLNSDIRLQGRLDDFTVTGDINIGHMQYGDIKLPAIESTIAYKNGDIKSILKKGSLDITKFIVRGEEGEEILNTSTKVDDLATSQLDFVLNDKVLDLTSIKGLKEKGYSGIINYSLILRGDIDNFFVDLKAESDNFSVSGFSFNNLSIDAQANNKGLNIGQLYLEYENNPLLVNGYVTFTPIDYNINVLAENFNLDFLKAGKGMKDAGGIANLDVTFTPDNTSGVIDLQNFVFKDQKGSVDISELNANIDINNRKLVVNNFHGNYNGGTVNISGNLDIPGLAPDFAESKKLDLGDFDLRITLDKTNIKYGKTFDGVLSADLSFTEKELLGSVVVDKGKIADISQFVGEKKDSEETAGKKREKSIIDGLQSEIVDIIMGQYSANIRINMIKGIDLEIPSVSLVRNIRGVLKGEGVIMLNSGNISASGDFYVTKGKFTLSDRNFVLDQAEFYYGNSGFAGSEIGNPFVVVLATTNINNDQISVSISGNLSDPQIKFNSSLGLSQEQILALLIFDARTTENSDFETRDQNQQLGNLADPILNQLIFGSVIGTIEETFGLSAVSLKTNVQTQSADKKANGQDLGPTIAPSIYIQDNLYKDRLFWNVELGYGEESTASAGLDYNFWVTYKVSEKFGVNLGLQNLRGNDSLVNKTDYYLGVEFSTRFYDFGDFVRSLRKPKLEVVPEQDKLK, encoded by the coding sequence ATGAAATATCTTAAGAAAACAATAATAGTATTTATTCTCCTTTTGATGGTTATAACAGGAGTGGTTACGTATATTAACAGTAAATTATTCAGTAAGGATATTCAGGGCATTATAAAAAGCCTTAATCTTGATATAAAAGTAGAAGATGCGAAATTTGTAGGTTACGGCAAAATAAAAATTACAGGGCTGGTTCTTTATGATAAAGACAAAAAGCCTGCAATTGAAGCAAATGAAGGTTATATATATATTAATCCGTTCAGTATATCAAGAGTCAGAAAAATAGATGTATATTCTCCGAATGTAATTCTGGAAAAGAAAGAAGGAATGAAATTCAATATTGTAGAGATGTTTGCCGGGGAATCCGACAAGATAGACAGAACATCGCGGATAGGGAGAATAAATTTTTATAATGCAAAACTGGATTACAGGGATACTTCCTATGACAAGCTTATTCAGAAAAATCTCAATAATGTGAATGGTTATGTACACTTTAGCAAAGCTAAAGGAATATCCCTTGAAGCGGCAGGAGACAATAACGGTGAAAAAATAGGAGTGGTTCTGAAAATATTTTATCCTCAGAAGAGATCACCGGAATTATTTTTACAAAGAAAAGCAATACGTGAAAGCAAAATATACTTTGAGCTGAACTTTGATAAATTCGGAATATTTCCCGAAGCGATACAATACGTCCCTTTTGACGGGTTAGAGGTTTATGACGGTAAAATATCAGGACAGCTGAAAATGGGACTTAATAAAAAGTTTTCAGGAAACTTGAATGTTGAGAATGGTACGGTAAAATATGTAGATTATGATGAAATTTTGAAAAATGTAAATGCAGATGTGATCTTAAAAGATAATAATGTAGATATAGCAACTGGTGCAGAGCTTAACGGCGGTAAACTTGATTTGGGAATAAAATTTCTGGAAAAAACGAAAACAGTTAAGCTGGCGATAAAATCCAATAACATGGACTATTCAGACATAAGAAAATATAAACTTATAAAGGAACAAAATATAGAAGCTTCGGGGAGAATAACAGGAACCTTTAATGCGAATCTGGATTTGGACAAAAAGATATATGAATTTGACGGATTTTTGTCTTCACCTAATTTAAGATACAGCGGTTATAATTTTAGAAATCTGAAAACTAATCTGGTTTATGATAAAAACAGTATTTTGACTCTGAATAATATAAGTTTCGGCTTTAATGAAACTATTTCAAATGTACATATAGCAGCAGATGCAAGGGCTTTGTTTTCATATAATACAAAACAAAAAGCAGGAAGCGGAACATATGAACTGGATAATAAAGGCTCAGATTTCAGCATAGAAAGAATAAACGGGAATTTTGAAATAGACAAAAATAATGTAGTAAGAAGTAATTTTTTCTCACAGGAAACAGACGGTAACTTCGCTTTTGATACCAGAAATAAGTCACTGGAAGTAAATGCCAGCGGAAAGCAGTTTTTTGATCTGAAATACGGGGAAAATAAATTTACACTAAAGCCTGTAATACGAAATCTGAAAATAAATCTGGATAAATTCCTTTTGGTTTCAGGTTCTGCTGATATAGATATAGCCAAAAATAAATATTTTGATACGGCAAAGGTGTCAGCAGTAGTAAGAAACGGGAATTTCGACATAAATGCAAATGCAGTAATAAGCGGGCAGAATATAAGGGCAACGGGTACTACTGACAGTAAATTTAATCACAGATATAAGGTAAGCGGTTCAAACATACATGTAAAAAAGCTTCTTGACAGATTTGACATAAAGGTAGCCGGAATGGATAAGTCAGATTTAACGGCAGATTTTAATGCGAATATTTACAGCAATGGAGGGAAACTAAAAGGTGACTTTAACATTGCGAGTCAAAGAGGTAAATATTTTGTAGAATATGAGAAACTTAATATAAGCGGAGACATAGAAGACCTTCTTGCAGGAAGACTTCAGGCAAAAGTAAGTGCAGGTGAAATATGGCTGAATTATCAGAGATTCAAAAATCTTACCGGTGATGTCAGTTATGAAAATAACGTAATTACAGTGACTAATTTTAAAAATGAAGATTTAAGTGCTAATGTAGCATTTAATATAAAGGATCAGAATGTGAATCTTAATGCACAGATACATAATTATATACTTTATAATGTAAGCAAGCCTGAATTTAATCTGAAATTAGAAAGACTTGATGTAAATCTGAGCGGAAATGTAAACTCACTGAACGGTTCATTATTCATAAGTCCGTCAATGGTAACAATAGATAACAGATACAGCGGTGAGCTGAAGGGAAATATAAATGTAAGAAACAGTGTTTTGATTCTGGATGAGCTTGCGTGGAGAAAAAATACACTAAAAGGAACATATGATTTAAATACACAGTCAGCTGATGTTTATGTTCATATAGAGGAATCAAAGCTGGAAGAATTATATGGTATGGATAATCTTGTAGTTTCTCTGAACAGTGATATCAGGCTTCAGGGCCGACTTGACGACTTTACTGTAACAGGAGATATTAATATAGGGCATATGCAGTATGGTGATATAAAGCTTCCGGCTATAGAATCTACCATAGCCTACAAAAACGGAGATATAAAAAGTATTCTTAAAAAGGGAAGTCTTGATATAACTAAATTTATTGTAAGGGGCGAAGAAGGGGAAGAAATACTTAATACAAGTACAAAAGTAGATGATTTAGCTACATCACAGCTGGATTTTGTACTTAATGACAAGGTGCTGGATCTGACTTCGATAAAAGGACTTAAAGAAAAAGGCTACAGCGGAATTATAAATTATTCACTTATTTTAAGAGGAGATATAGATAATTTCTTCGTGGATCTGAAAGCTGAAAGTGATAATTTCAGCGTATCAGGATTTAGTTTTAATAATTTATCGATAGATGCACAGGCTAATAATAAAGGGCTTAACATAGGGCAATTATATCTGGAATATGAAAATAACCCATTACTGGTAAACGGTTATGTTACATTTACACCGATAGACTATAATATAAACGTTCTGGCTGAAAACTTTAATCTTGATTTTCTGAAAGCAGGAAAAGGGATGAAGGATGCAGGCGGTATTGCCAATCTGGATGTAACATTCACGCCTGATAATACATCAGGAGTCATTGATCTGCAGAACTTTGTATTTAAGGATCAAAAAGGAAGCGTGGATATATCGGAATTAAATGCTAATATTGACATAAATAACAGAAAACTGGTGGTTAATAATTTCCACGGCAATTATAACGGAGGAACGGTTAATATATCAGGTAATCTGGATATACCGGGACTTGCTCCTGATTTTGCAGAGAGTAAAAAACTGGATTTGGGAGACTTCGATTTAAGGATAACACTGGATAAGACAAATATAAAATATGGAAAAACATTTGACGGAGTGCTGTCTGCTGATCTGTCATTTACTGAAAAGGAACTTTTAGGATCTGTAGTTGTAGATAAAGGAAAAATCGCGGATATATCTCAGTTTGTGGGAGAGAAAAAAGACAGTGAGGAAACTGCCGGAAAGAAAAGGGAAAAATCTATAATAGACGGTCTTCAAAGTGAAATTGTAGATATTATAATGGGGCAGTATTCTGCTAATATAAGAATAAATATGATAAAAGGAATTGATCTGGAAATACCAAGTGTAAGTCTTGTGAGAAATATAAGAGGTGTACTGAAAGGAGAAGGAGTAATAATGCTTAACTCCGGTAATATCTCAGCATCAGGAGACTTCTATGTAACCAAAGGTAAGTTTACTTTGAGCGACAGAAATTTTGTTCTGGATCAAGCAGAGTTTTATTATGGAAATAGCGGTTTTGCAGGATCGGAAATTGGAAATCCTTTTGTAGTTGTACTTGCTACCACAAATATAAATAATGATCAGATAAGTGTAAGTATTAGTGGTAACTTAAGTGATCCTCAAATTAAGTTTAATTCAAGTTTAGGATTGAGTCAAGAACAAATATTGGCATTATTGATTTTTGATGCTAGAACAACTGAAAATAGTGATTTTGAAACAAGAGATCAAAATCAGCAGTTAGGAAATCTCGCAGATCCTATATTAAATCAATTGATTTTTGGTTCTGTAATTGGTACAATAGAAGAAACTTTTGGATTGTCAGCGGTATCTCTGAAAACAAACGTACAGACTCAGAGCGCGGACAAAAAAGCAAATGGTCAGGATTTAGGACCGACAATAGCACCATCTATATATATTCAGGATAATCTTTATAAAGACAGATTGTTCTGGAATGTTGAATTAGGTTATGGAGAAGAGAGCACAGCAAGTGCAGGATTAGATTATAATTTCTGGGTTACTTATAAGGTAAGCGAAAAATTTGGTGTAAATTTGGGATTACAAAATTTAAGAGGAAATGACAGCCTTGTAAATAAAACAGACTACTATCTGGGTGTGGAATTTTCCACTAGGTTTTACGATTTTGGGGATTTCGTAAGAAGTCTCAGAAAACCTAAGTTGGAAGTTGTTCCTGAACAGGATAAACTAAAATGA
- a CDS encoding outer membrane protein assembly factor produces MKGKLSSIIIVMVILILATFNIQAAENNELRVRNILVSNLRELPRELVMSKLKIREGEVYSTKKISDTYLALRELPYINDANFYTQVEGEYIDIRIEVDEMPNALEIAKREESREELSRKTEFIVSSVKITGLQSLKEADFIKDIPLKTGEFFVPQNAIDGASKLFNSGYFSSVEPKVVRGADNTISVEYVVEENPRVNNITVEGNTIFTEAELLSALEVKKGDILNIEKMDPSKNGIIKKYQDNGYTLARIDDMKLDESGNVRIILSEGTIEAIEYRKIGKKREGERRTSKSTDLRTQDYILERETRMKVGEIFQRDKMEQTIRNIYRTGLFTSVQPNFKPSATDPNARIIEMEAEERPAASINGNISYGTSVGFLGGINYTDSNFLGRAQEFKAAIEISDEGDQTYEISIFDPWIRGTERLQAGASIYYRQTKDDDAYGTDLYKVKRYGTRWTLGQGLSDDIYVRGAIRYEDVKEYYRDGTKRDDYDLVAFTPSITYDTRNNRFSPQKGIYLNLSDEIGKIVSDHRSYNQFEIDLRGYHRTFFKDKNIMAYRAVWGTTGSETPEALRFKMGGADSIRGYDYGDFEGYNEFYFNVENRTQITNSIQLVAFFDIGNAWQTTDKRPDRDGADKFKDLKSGAGVGVRILTPVGPLKFDYAWPLDIAPGDTKKDNGKFYFNFGPSW; encoded by the coding sequence ATGAAAGGAAAGTTATCATCAATTATAATTGTGATGGTTATACTTATTTTGGCAACATTTAATATCCAAGCTGCAGAAAATAACGAACTGAGGGTTAGGAATATTCTCGTCTCTAATTTAAGGGAGCTGCCAAGAGAATTAGTAATGAGCAAATTAAAAATAAGAGAGGGAGAAGTATACAGCACAAAGAAAATAAGTGATACTTATCTGGCTCTAAGGGAGTTACCCTACATTAATGATGCTAACTTTTATACACAAGTGGAAGGCGAATATATAGATATCAGAATAGAAGTAGATGAGATGCCTAATGCTCTGGAAATAGCAAAAAGAGAAGAATCCAGAGAGGAACTCAGCAGAAAAACTGAATTTATCGTATCAAGTGTAAAGATAACAGGATTACAATCTTTGAAAGAAGCAGATTTTATAAAAGATATTCCTTTGAAAACAGGAGAATTTTTTGTACCGCAGAATGCTATAGACGGAGCTTCAAAGTTATTTAATTCAGGATATTTCAGCAGTGTTGAACCTAAAGTAGTAAGGGGAGCAGATAATACAATCAGCGTAGAATACGTTGTTGAGGAAAATCCTAGAGTAAATAATATTACAGTAGAAGGAAATACAATATTTACAGAGGCAGAATTATTAAGTGCCCTTGAAGTAAAAAAGGGAGATATACTGAATATAGAAAAAATGGATCCTTCTAAAAACGGTATAATCAAAAAATATCAGGATAACGGTTATACTCTGGCAAGAATTGACGATATGAAACTTGATGAAAGCGGAAATGTAAGAATAATCCTTTCAGAAGGAACAATTGAAGCAATAGAGTATAGAAAGATAGGTAAGAAAAGAGAAGGGGAAAGAAGAACTTCAAAAAGTACAGATTTAAGAACTCAGGACTATATCCTTGAAAGAGAAACAAGAATGAAAGTCGGGGAAATTTTCCAGAGAGATAAAATGGAACAAACAATAAGAAATATATATAGAACAGGGCTTTTTACATCAGTACAGCCTAACTTTAAGCCAAGCGCAACAGATCCTAACGCAAGAATAATAGAAATGGAAGCTGAAGAAAGACCGGCAGCATCTATTAACGGAAATATATCATATGGAACTTCAGTAGGATTCTTAGGAGGAATCAACTATACAGATTCGAACTTCCTTGGAAGAGCTCAGGAATTCAAAGCAGCTATAGAGATTTCTGATGAAGGCGACCAGACATATGAAATAAGTATCTTTGATCCTTGGATAAGAGGGACTGAAAGACTTCAGGCAGGAGCAAGTATTTACTACAGACAGACAAAAGATGATGATGCTTACGGAACAGACTTATACAAAGTAAAAAGATACGGTACCAGATGGACACTTGGACAAGGTCTGAGCGATGATATATATGTAAGAGGGGCAATCAGATACGAAGATGTTAAGGAATACTACAGAGACGGTACAAAAAGAGATGACTACGATTTAGTAGCATTCACTCCGTCAATTACATATGATACAAGAAATAACAGATTCAGCCCTCAAAAGGGTATATACTTAAATTTAAGTGATGAAATAGGTAAAATAGTATCTGACCACAGAAGCTATAACCAGTTTGAAATTGATTTAAGAGGATATCACAGAACATTCTTTAAAGATAAAAACATAATGGCATATAGAGCAGTTTGGGGAACAACAGGATCAGAAACGCCGGAAGCATTAAGATTCAAAATGGGTGGAGCAGATTCGATAAGAGGATATGACTACGGTGACTTTGAAGGATATAATGAATTTTACTTCAACGTAGAAAACAGAACACAAATAACTAACAGTATACAGTTAGTGGCTTTCTTTGATATTGGTAACGCATGGCAGACAACAGATAAAAGACCTGACAGAGACGGAGCAGATAAATTTAAAGACCTGAAATCAGGAGCAGGAGTAGGAGTAAGAATACTTACACCTGTAGGACCGCTAAAATTTGACTATGCATGGCCGCTTGATATAGCACCTGGAGATACTAAAAAAGATAACGGTAAATTCTACTTTAACTTTGGGCCAAGCTGGTAA
- the lpxD gene encoding UDP-3-O-(3-hydroxymyristoyl)glucosamine N-acyltransferase, with protein MYHINEISKLINGKIIGEDNLEFSKLSPFFEADPEDLTFAADENMLKNISGTKAKAVIVPVMEEYPTGKTYIVLEQNPRNVLPILLNFFKLKMQKPEKQTEDSAKIGENVTIGINSYIGHNVELGENTVIYPNVTIMEGVKIGKNSIIYSNAVVREFCILGENVILQPGAVIGADGFGFIKDKNGNNVKIEQIGNVILENDVEIGANSCVDRGAIGSTIVKRGTKIDNLVHIAHNDIIGENCFIIAQTGISGSVEVGNNSVLAGQVGVAGHLKIGNNVVVAAKSGITNDIPDNSKMSGYPLRPHMEDLRIKMSMGKVPELIKRVKELEKILKKEEK; from the coding sequence ATGTATCATATAAATGAGATTTCAAAATTAATAAATGGAAAGATCATAGGGGAGGATAACTTAGAATTTTCTAAGTTATCTCCTTTTTTTGAAGCAGATCCTGAGGATCTCACATTTGCAGCTGATGAAAATATGCTGAAAAATATAAGCGGAACTAAAGCAAAAGCAGTTATAGTTCCTGTCATGGAAGAGTATCCTACAGGAAAGACATATATTGTTTTGGAACAGAATCCAAGAAATGTACTTCCGATACTTCTTAATTTTTTTAAACTAAAAATGCAAAAACCTGAAAAACAAACAGAGGACAGTGCTAAAATAGGTGAAAACGTAACGATAGGAATAAATTCATATATAGGACATAATGTGGAATTAGGTGAAAATACAGTTATTTACCCTAATGTGACTATTATGGAAGGCGTAAAAATAGGGAAAAACTCTATAATTTATTCCAATGCAGTAGTAAGAGAATTTTGTATATTAGGTGAAAATGTGATATTACAGCCGGGAGCAGTAATAGGAGCAGATGGTTTTGGTTTTATAAAAGATAAAAATGGTAATAATGTAAAAATAGAGCAGATAGGAAATGTAATTTTGGAAAATGACGTAGAAATAGGGGCTAACTCATGTGTAGACAGAGGGGCCATAGGTTCTACAATTGTAAAAAGAGGAACTAAAATAGACAATCTTGTACATATAGCCCATAATGACATAATAGGTGAAAATTGCTTTATAATAGCACAAACAGGTATTTCAGGAAGTGTGGAAGTAGGGAATAATTCTGTTCTTGCCGGTCAGGTAGGAGTGGCAGGGCATTTGAAGATAGGGAATAATGTAGTAGTAGCAGCAAAATCAGGGATTACAAACGATATACCCGATAATTCAAAAATGTCCGGTTATCCGCTGAGACCGCATATGGAAGACCTTAGAATAAAAATGTCTATGGGAAAAGTTCCGGAATTAATCAAAAGAGTAAAAGAACTGGAAAAAATATTAAAAAAAGAAGAGAAATAA
- a CDS encoding ParB/RepB/Spo0J family partition protein, with protein MKLLNLDSGKIILNSKQPRKKFDNEKLEELSKSIKEYGIIQPIIVRKIVSLNKYEIIAGERRFRASQMAGLSKVPVIEIASDNIRSFEIAVLENVQRENLNSIEEAEAYNNLIEVYNYTQEELAEKLGKTRSAISNKLRLLHLPEKVKQMVRENKLSYGQARTLLAFKDKKQIEELSDEIVKKQYSVRELELMAKRNQKKDKPEKEQAEAVFEGSSDEIEYLKSKLIEFFESKVDIKLLNDSQGKLEIEFYGYEDLERILNILKLDLE; from the coding sequence ATGAAGCTCTTAAATCTGGATTCCGGAAAAATAATTTTAAATTCAAAGCAGCCCAGAAAAAAGTTTGATAATGAAAAACTTGAGGAACTTTCAAAGTCTATAAAGGAATATGGGATAATACAGCCTATTATTGTGAGAAAAATAGTATCGCTGAATAAGTATGAGATAATAGCCGGTGAAAGAAGATTCCGTGCTTCGCAGATGGCCGGACTTTCCAAAGTACCCGTGATAGAAATAGCCAGTGATAATATAAGAAGTTTTGAGATAGCTGTTTTGGAAAATGTGCAGAGGGAAAATCTGAATTCCATAGAGGAAGCAGAGGCTTATAATAATTTAATAGAAGTATATAATTATACACAGGAAGAACTCGCAGAAAAATTAGGGAAGACAAGATCAGCAATATCAAATAAGCTTCGTCTTTTGCATCTTCCGGAAAAAGTAAAACAGATGGTAAGGGAAAATAAACTTTCTTATGGTCAGGCCAGAACACTTCTGGCTTTTAAGGATAAAAAACAGATAGAAGAACTTTCTGATGAAATTGTGAAAAAACAATATTCAGTGCGGGAACTGGAATTAATGGCAAAAAGAAACCAGAAAAAAGATAAGCCGGAAAAAGAACAAGCAGAAGCTGTTTTTGAAGGAAGTTCCGATGAAATAGAATATTTAAAAAGTAAATTAATAGAATTTTTTGAATCAAAGGTAGATATTAAGCTGCTGAATGATAGTCAGGGAAAACTTGAGATAGAATTTTATGGTTATGAAGATCTGGAAAGAATTCTGAATATTTTGAAACTGGACTTGGAATAA
- a CDS encoding NAD(P)-dependent oxidoreductase: protein MYDNVTEAKRCIACKVPFCEKGCPVSTPIKEIIQMYLNNKILEAGDILFKNNPLSIVCSIVCPHEKQCEGSCILNRKSRGVEFGKIENEISNCYIDNVDFAIHKLNDRKSRVAIIGGGPAGIAIAFILAFKGYDITIYESHSQIGGVLRYGIPEFRLPKVTIDKLEKKLMEIGVKIRPNILIGPTLTLDDIFNDGYGAIFIGTGTWNPRKLKIKGEALGNVHYAIDYLKSPEYYKLGEKIVIIGAGNVAIDAARTMIRNGAKEVLLLNREGETGITANRKEFNDAVAEGVQVMNFKTVLEIKDDGVVIANTELTEKDGVTDYSVDYDSERFYKCDSVVVAISQGPRSNIVSANKDLEINDRGLIVTNIDGSTTKKGVFSGGDVVTGAKTVVEAVKMSKIIAEKMDEYMRNEYK from the coding sequence ATGTATGATAATGTAACAGAGGCTAAAAGATGCATAGCCTGTAAAGTACCTTTCTGTGAGAAAGGATGCCCGGTAAGTACACCTATAAAAGAAATAATACAAATGTATTTAAATAATAAAATACTTGAAGCCGGTGATATTTTATTTAAAAATAATCCTCTTTCAATAGTATGTTCTATTGTATGCCCTCATGAAAAGCAATGTGAAGGAAGCTGTATTCTGAACAGAAAATCAAGAGGGGTAGAGTTTGGAAAAATAGAAAATGAAATTTCAAACTGCTATATTGATAATGTAGACTTTGCCATACATAAGCTGAATGACAGAAAATCAAGAGTTGCGATTATAGGAGGCGGACCGGCGGGGATAGCTATTGCATTTATACTGGCCTTTAAAGGATATGATATTACAATATATGAGTCACATTCACAGATCGGCGGTGTCCTAAGATATGGTATTCCTGAATTCAGACTGCCAAAGGTTACAATTGACAAGCTGGAGAAAAAACTTATGGAAATAGGTGTAAAAATAAGACCGAATATATTGATCGGCCCTACTTTAACACTGGATGATATTTTTAATGACGGTTACGGAGCTATTTTCATAGGCACAGGAACATGGAATCCAAGAAAATTAAAAATAAAAGGTGAAGCTTTAGGTAATGTTCATTATGCAATTGACTATTTAAAGTCGCCTGAATACTATAAACTTGGGGAAAAAATAGTAATAATAGGTGCCGGAAATGTGGCGATAGATGCAGCAAGGACTATGATAAGAAATGGTGCCAAAGAGGTTCTTCTTTTGAACAGAGAGGGAGAAACAGGAATAACTGCTAATAGAAAAGAGTTTAATGATGCAGTAGCTGAAGGCGTACAGGTAATGAATTTCAAAACCGTACTTGAAATAAAAGACGACGGTGTAGTAATAGCCAATACAGAGTTAACTGAAAAAGACGGTGTAACAGACTATAGTGTGGATTATGACAGTGAACGCTTTTATAAATGCGATTCTGTAGTAGTGGCAATAAGCCAGGGACCAAGGTCAAATATAGTTTCTGCGAATAAAGATCTGGAGATAAATGACAGAGGACTGATAGTGACTAATATAGACGGGAGTACCACTAAAAAGGGAGTGTTCTCAGGCGGAGATGTAGTTACAGGTGCTAAAACAGTGGTTGAAGCTGTAAAGATGTCTAAAATAATAGCAGAAAAAATGGATGAATATATGAGAAACGAATATAAATAA
- the rsmG gene encoding 16S rRNA (guanine(527)-N(7))-methyltransferase RsmG, translating to MKDYFKQLLEKSNIKLEDSKIDILLEYLRLLTEKNKVMNLTAIREEKEILEKHFIDSLLLSELFLHTDKKIIDIGTGAGFPGLVLAVVFPEKDFLLVDSVRKKVAFIDETAEILGLTNVKTSYERAEDLIKNSRSSFDVGLCRGVANLRIILEYMIPFLKTDGRFLPQKLNENEISESGNALKVLNSKILKIHRFRLPESDDERIIIEIQKLKETDSQYPRKTGIPAKKPL from the coding sequence ATGAAGGATTATTTTAAGCAGCTTCTGGAAAAATCAAATATAAAGCTGGAAGATTCTAAGATAGACATATTGCTCGAATATCTCCGGCTGCTTACAGAAAAGAACAAAGTAATGAATCTCACTGCAATCAGGGAAGAAAAAGAAATATTGGAAAAGCATTTTATAGATTCGCTGCTTTTATCAGAATTATTTTTACATACAGATAAGAAAATAATAGATATAGGTACAGGAGCCGGGTTTCCCGGACTGGTTCTGGCAGTAGTATTTCCGGAAAAGGACTTTCTGCTTGTGGATTCAGTGAGAAAAAAAGTCGCTTTTATAGACGAGACAGCAGAAATTTTAGGACTGACAAATGTAAAAACAAGCTATGAAAGAGCCGAAGATCTCATAAAAAACAGCAGAAGTTCTTTTGATGTGGGATTATGCAGAGGAGTAGCAAATCTTCGGATAATACTTGAGTATATGATTCCGTTCTTAAAAACAGACGGAAGGTTTTTACCGCAAAAATTAAATGAAAATGAAATATCAGAATCTGGAAATGCGTTGAAAGTATTAAATTCCAAAATTTTAAAAATCCATAGATTCAGACTTCCTGAATCAGATGATGAAAGAATAATAATAGAAATTCAAAAACTAAAAGAAACAGACAGCCAGTATCCGAGAAAAACAGGGATACCTGCAAAAAAACCATTATAG